The nucleotide window AACGACATGCCCCTGGAGTAGCGGGGCTCGGCCGCCTCTTGAAACGAGCGGAGGAGCAGGAGTTTTCTGATATGGTTGCGCAGGGTGGCCAGGATGACCAGGGCATGAATCCCGTTTTCCTGGAGCCGGGCCGCGATGAGCAGGGCCCGGTCCAACTGCTGCCGGGTAAAGGCATCGGTGAGTTCATACAGGGCCTCCTCCCGGGTCCGGCCGATCACCGCATCCACGTCAGCCGGGGTGATGGTGGTTGCCTTGCCCACCGACAGGGCCAGCTTCTCGGTCTCCAGCACCGCGGCCACCGGATGGAACCCCACCCGTTCAAGGAGAATCGCCTCGGCCCGGGGGGCGAGTTTCTTGTCAAACCCGGCCAGGGTGTTCCGGACCAGTTCCTTGATCACTGCTTCCTGGTTTTTGCGCGCCGCGCTGCTGCCGCCGCTGTCCACCGCCAGGTCGATGACCACCCCCTGTTGTTCGACAAATTTATAGAGCCGCTTACGTTTGTCCACCGCCTCGGCGGCCAGGATCAGGATGTTATCCGTGGGAATTCCGGCGGTAAAGGCATTGATGAAAAGATCGGCCGCATCACCCCCGGCCACCTGGACCTGTTCGGCCTTTGCGGCTTTACGTTCCGGCAGTTCCTTGACCCAGGCGAGATCGGCCTTGGGTTTGGCAAATCCGAACAGGTTCTTCCAGCGGGCCGCGGCAAGGGCGCCGATCTCCCGCTGATCAAGCTTTACCGCGGCAGGGCCGGCCGATTCCAGCATCTGCCCGAGATAGCGGCCGGCCTTGTCCGGTTGCTTGGCCGCCATTGCCTTGGCCGCCTTGTCCCACAGGGTCCTGGCCACCCCTTTTGAAAAAAACAGTTTCGAGTCAATGACCCGGAAGAGGCGCCGGCCCGGGAACAGGCTGTAGGTGCGGATCAGGTTCAGGGTCTTGCTGAAATCCTCCTGATCGCCGTCGATGTGGTGGATCTGATTCCGGTGGGTTTTCGGGTCGGGAAGCAGCCGGTCGACCAGTTCGCCGATTGCCTGACGACAGAGATAACGCTCCCCGAAAACCAGGTAGAACTGGGCAATGTCGCCCCTGGTTACACTGTTATAGAGTTTGGCCAGATCGTTGCGTTTGTAAACCGGCATGGTCTGCGGACAGTGAAACTGTGAATTGTGAAAAGTTATTTATTAATTGTATCAACGTTTTATAGTCATTTCACATCTTGCATTTTACATTTAACCATTACCTGATCTTAATACAACATCTCGTGAATGCCAACCAGGGTTACCCGGTCGGCCAGCTGGTCCTGGAATTCGCGCAGGGCGGCGAGGGTGGCGGGATAGGGGTGGCCGATGCCCACGGCCCG belongs to Desulfobacterales bacterium and includes:
- a CDS encoding DNA polymerase III subunit delta; this encodes MPVYKRNDLAKLYNSVTRGDIAQFYLVFGERYLCRQAIGELVDRLLPDPKTHRNQIHHIDGDQEDFSKTLNLIRTYSLFPGRRLFRVIDSKLFFSKGVARTLWDKAAKAMAAKQPDKAGRYLGQMLESAGPAAVKLDQREIGALAAARWKNLFGFAKPKADLAWVKELPERKAAKAEQVQVAGGDAADLFINAFTAGIPTDNILILAAEAVDKRKRLYKFVEQQGVVIDLAVDSGGSSAARKNQEAVIKELVRNTLAGFDKKLAPRAEAILLERVGFHPVAAVLETEKLALSVGKATTITPADVDAVIGRTREEALYELTDAFTRQQLDRALLIAARLQENGIHALVILATLRNHIRKLLLLRSFQEAAEPRYSRGMSFPAFQRDYLPNLKTVRNDWDSLWQGHPYALYMQFLQAEKFSRPLLQSALRRLLEAEYRLKGSAVPGPLILENLLLALIRPPAEARRPSV